A region of Verrucomicrobiia bacterium DNA encodes the following proteins:
- a CDS encoding glycine--tRNA ligase yields the protein MAEPKENVLMEKIVSLCKRRGFIFQSSEIYGGINGFWDYGPLGAELKRNVKELWWNTMIRQRDDVAGLEATIIMSPDIWKASGHVATFSDPMIDCKTCKGRFRADQIDEIPCPQKPSKCVKDCHGEKTAPRAFNLMFQTYVGPVQDDSAIAYLRPETAQAIFAQFKNVLETSRQKVPFGIAQIGKAFRNEVTPRNYTFRSREFEQMELEFFIKPDEAIEAISGAVATPGGPGHPGEPQPNWGWQLWHQYWVEERLRFYEGIGLPRHTLVEYWQKPEELAHYARATVDILFKFPFSKRDEKGELKGEELEGIAARSDFDLSQHARFSGKPMGVFDEELRTAWGKLPKEKQDDLWRRYYENRKRYLEKSGVEAEAAAKQATDDANGLAKGQYVPHVIEPSAGVDRLILALIANAYTEVTETDDKGRSETRIIMKFHPRVAPTKVAVLPLLKNKPELVAKAREVYQLLRGQMNAFYDDAGSIGRRYARQDEAGTPFCVTIDFESLGEKPELKDTVTIRHRDDGRQERLPISELSGWLLARVR from the coding sequence ATGGCCGAGCCGAAAGAAAATGTGTTGATGGAGAAAATCGTCTCCTTGTGCAAACGTCGTGGCTTCATTTTCCAGTCGTCGGAAATCTACGGTGGCATCAACGGCTTCTGGGATTACGGTCCGCTCGGCGCCGAACTCAAGCGCAACGTCAAGGAGCTCTGGTGGAATACCATGATCCGCCAGCGCGACGACGTTGCCGGCCTCGAAGCCACCATCATCATGTCGCCAGACATCTGGAAGGCCTCCGGCCACGTGGCGACGTTCAGCGATCCGATGATTGATTGCAAAACCTGCAAGGGCCGTTTCCGCGCGGACCAGATTGACGAAATCCCCTGCCCGCAAAAGCCCAGCAAGTGCGTGAAGGACTGCCACGGCGAGAAGACCGCGCCGCGCGCCTTCAACCTGATGTTCCAGACCTACGTGGGCCCGGTGCAGGATGATTCGGCCATTGCCTACCTGCGCCCCGAAACCGCCCAGGCAATTTTCGCGCAGTTCAAGAACGTGCTGGAAACGTCGCGCCAGAAGGTGCCGTTCGGCATCGCGCAAATCGGCAAGGCGTTCCGCAACGAGGTGACGCCGCGCAATTACACCTTCCGCTCGCGCGAATTCGAGCAGATGGAGCTGGAGTTCTTCATCAAGCCCGACGAGGCAATCGAAGCGATCAGCGGCGCCGTCGCCACGCCGGGCGGCCCCGGTCATCCGGGCGAACCGCAGCCCAACTGGGGCTGGCAGCTCTGGCATCAATACTGGGTCGAGGAACGCCTCCGGTTTTATGAAGGCATCGGCCTGCCGCGCCACACACTGGTCGAATACTGGCAGAAGCCGGAGGAACTGGCGCATTACGCCCGGGCCACGGTGGACATCCTGTTCAAGTTCCCGTTCAGCAAGCGCGACGAAAAGGGCGAGTTGAAGGGCGAGGAACTCGAAGGCATCGCGGCACGCAGTGATTTCGACCTGAGCCAGCACGCGCGGTTCTCCGGCAAGCCGATGGGCGTGTTCGACGAGGAACTGCGCACGGCCTGGGGCAAGCTGCCCAAGGAAAAGCAGGATGACCTCTGGCGCCGCTACTACGAGAACCGCAAACGCTACCTGGAAAAATCCGGCGTGGAAGCGGAAGCCGCCGCGAAGCAGGCCACCGACGATGCGAACGGTCTCGCGAAGGGCCAATACGTTCCGCACGTCATCGAACCGTCAGCCGGCGTAGACCGCCTCATCCTCGCGCTCATCGCCAACGCCTATACGGAAGTCACCGAGACCGACGACAAGGGCAGGAGCGAGACGCGCATCATCATGAAGTTCCATCCGCGCGTGGCGCCGACCAAGGTGGCCGTGCTGCCGTTGCTGAAGAACAAGCCCGAACTGGTGGCCAAGGCGCGCGAGGTCTATCAGTTGTTGCGCGGCCAGATGAATGCGTTCTATGACGATGCGGGGTCGATCGGCCGCCGTTACGCGCGGCAGGACGAAGCCGGCACGCCATTCTGCGTGACGATTGATTTTGAATCACTCGGCGAGAAGCCGGAGTTGAAGGACACCGTCACCATCCGCCACCGCGACGACGGCCGGCAGGAGCGGCTGCCCATCAGCGAACTGTCCGGCTGGCTGCTGGCCCGGGTGCGCTGA
- a CDS encoding H-X9-DG-CTERM domain-containing protein yields MRFSSKANRPAFTVIELIVLVGTIILLALVLIPGLIHARQRAQRIHCVSYLKQIGLSFRIWSPDSDDKFPMARSTNRQGTLEFANEVWRTFQVLSNELGTPFILACPADSRRPAANFSTLANTNISYFIALEAEEVLPEFPLAGDRFLTTGHPTVQKILTIRSNDVPTWAGQGHQGGGNMALADGSVQQMNSAKLQEVVTNALRLNLEAHTNAILRLAMPE; encoded by the coding sequence ATGCGATTTAGTTCAAAAGCCAATCGCCCGGCCTTCACCGTCATTGAACTGATCGTTCTGGTCGGCACCATCATCCTGCTCGCTTTAGTCCTGATTCCCGGCCTCATCCACGCACGGCAAAGGGCGCAGCGCATTCACTGCGTCTCGTATTTGAAGCAAATCGGCCTGTCATTCCGAATTTGGAGCCCTGACAGCGACGATAAATTCCCGATGGCGCGCTCCACGAACCGGCAAGGAACGCTTGAGTTCGCCAACGAGGTGTGGCGCACATTTCAAGTCCTGTCGAATGAACTGGGCACGCCGTTCATTCTCGCCTGTCCGGCTGATTCACGCCGGCCCGCAGCCAATTTCAGCACGCTCGCGAACACCAATATCAGCTATTTCATCGCCTTGGAGGCCGAAGAGGTTCTGCCGGAATTTCCGCTCGCGGGCGACCGTTTCCTTACAACGGGCCACCCGACGGTCCAAAAGATTCTGACCATCCGATCCAACGACGTCCCCACGTGGGCTGGCCAGGGCCACCAAGGCGGCGGCAATATGGCTTTGGCCGATGGCAGCGTGCAGCAAATGAACTCGGCCAAACTCCAGGAGGTCGTGACCAACGCACTGAGACTGAACCTGGAAGCACACACCAACGCCATCCTCCGCCTCGCCATGCCGGAGTAG
- a CDS encoding RNA polymerase sigma factor codes for MDLTDAEIIAAVLQGSPAGFETLVQKYSPRLFATARRYARREDEVQDIVQEIWLKAYQKLGTFRGDAPFEHWLMRLAVRTCYDFLRAHQRNRESNFTDLTEPEADWLDRFVTDPAGAPENAAAARQLIERVLEQLSPAARTIITLLEIEDRPVKEIARLTGWSVPLVKVRAFRARAEMRKILARIARDKYL; via the coding sequence ATGGACCTGACCGATGCGGAAATCATTGCGGCTGTGCTGCAAGGCAGCCCAGCCGGCTTCGAGACGCTGGTCCAGAAATATTCCCCGCGCCTGTTCGCCACCGCGCGCCGTTACGCCCGGCGCGAGGACGAGGTGCAGGACATCGTCCAGGAAATCTGGCTGAAGGCCTACCAGAAGCTGGGCACCTTTCGCGGTGATGCGCCCTTCGAGCACTGGCTGATGCGGCTCGCGGTGCGGACGTGTTACGACTTTCTCCGCGCCCACCAGCGCAACCGCGAATCGAATTTCACCGACCTGACGGAACCCGAGGCGGACTGGCTGGACCGCTTTGTGACGGATCCCGCCGGCGCCCCGGAAAACGCCGCAGCAGCCAGGCAGTTGATCGAGCGCGTGCTGGAGCAACTTTCGCCCGCCGCGCGCACCATCATCACGCTGCTGGAAATTGAAGACCGGCCGGTCAAGGAAATCGCCCGGCTCACCGGCTGGTCCGTGCCGCTGGTCAAGGTGCGCGCGTTCCGGGCCCGGGCCGAAATGCGAAAGATTCTGGCCAGAATCGCCCGGGACAAGTATTTGTAA
- a CDS encoding periplasmic heavy metal sensor, giving the protein MKTKVLLCSLLIGMGWPGVLPAQDAAPQPDKPNWEELREQLRNMTPEERKAKLSELRSQQFPNPVRPQIGQVNRPGPGDGIERVFAVLTPEQRESMRKLLADSREGIHALEEQLRTARQDAFTATLGTNYDETVVRQKLEAAAQIEVQLNLIRARAVSKLQPPLSAEQIEQLKSPAAPRHLIRGPQSPAKTPAPRPPAGLRDENDLPPPAKP; this is encoded by the coding sequence ATGAAAACCAAAGTGCTGCTGTGCAGTCTCCTGATCGGCATGGGCTGGCCCGGCGTTTTGCCGGCTCAAGATGCCGCGCCCCAACCGGACAAGCCCAACTGGGAGGAATTGCGCGAGCAACTGCGCAACATGACGCCCGAAGAGCGCAAGGCCAAGCTCAGTGAACTGCGCAGCCAACAGTTTCCCAATCCGGTTCGCCCTCAAATCGGACAAGTCAACCGCCCCGGTCCGGGCGACGGAATCGAGCGGGTGTTTGCCGTGCTCACTCCGGAACAGCGCGAGTCAATGCGCAAGCTGCTGGCGGACAGCCGTGAGGGCATTCACGCTTTGGAGGAACAACTGCGCACCGCCCGGCAGGACGCCTTCACGGCAACCCTCGGCACGAATTACGACGAAACCGTGGTGCGGCAGAAACTTGAAGCGGCCGCCCAAATCGAGGTGCAGTTGAACCTGATTCGCGCCCGGGCCGTGTCCAAACTCCAACCGCCGCTCAGCGCCGAGCAAATTGAGCAACTCAAAAGCCCGGCGGCACCCCGCCACCTGATTCGCGGACCGCAAAGCCCGGCCAAAACACCTGCGCCGCGCCCGCCCGCCGGTTTGCGGGACGAAAACGATCTGCCTCCCCCGGCCAAGCCGTGA
- the nadD gene encoding nicotinate (nicotinamide) nucleotide adenylyltransferase, producing the protein MQRIGVYGGSFDPVHRGHLLVAQAAFEELALDRLFFVPAAQSPFKQASRPASGPLRARMLRLALAGLAWCEVDEQELRREGVSYSVDTLRSYAARFPGAELFYLIGADNVATLPQWREAGELARLAEFVVIPRPGEAAAPVPAPFRGQTLRGWPLGVSSSEIRARVRAGQTVAHLAPAPVAEVIANNGLYL; encoded by the coding sequence ATGCAACGCATTGGCGTCTATGGCGGGTCGTTTGATCCGGTGCATCGCGGGCATCTGCTCGTCGCGCAGGCGGCGTTCGAGGAACTGGCGCTCGACCGCTTGTTCTTCGTGCCCGCGGCACAGTCGCCATTCAAGCAGGCGTCGCGTCCGGCTTCGGGGCCGCTGCGCGCCCGGATGCTGCGCCTCGCGCTGGCAGGCCTCGCGTGGTGTGAAGTGGACGAACAGGAACTGCGCCGCGAAGGAGTTTCCTACTCGGTGGATACACTGCGCAGCTATGCGGCCCGCTTTCCGGGGGCGGAACTGTTTTACCTGATTGGCGCCGACAACGTCGCCACGCTGCCGCAGTGGCGTGAGGCTGGCGAGCTCGCGCGGCTCGCTGAATTCGTCGTCATTCCCCGGCCGGGCGAAGCGGCGGCACCGGTTCCGGCGCCGTTTCGCGGGCAGACGCTGCGGGGCTGGCCATTGGGCGTTTCGTCGTCGGAAATTCGGGCGCGCGTCCGGGCCGGTCAGACCGTGGCGCACCTGGCGCCGGCGCCGGTGGCCGAGGTCATTGCCAACAATGGGCTTTATCTCTGA
- the rsfS gene encoding ribosome silencing factor, translating to MDSKKLALLCRKLADDKKAENIVVLDVRKISSVTDYFVLASGSSEPHLRAIVDEITDRLREDHDVVPSGKDGTINTAWVVLDYFDVMVHIMRSDMREHYNLEGLWNDAPRVKPRATKKKTAPAT from the coding sequence ATGGATTCCAAAAAACTCGCCCTCTTGTGCCGCAAATTGGCCGACGACAAGAAAGCGGAAAACATCGTCGTCCTGGACGTGCGAAAAATCTCCTCGGTCACGGATTACTTCGTGCTCGCCTCCGGTTCCAGCGAGCCGCATCTGCGCGCCATTGTGGATGAGATCACGGACCGGTTGCGCGAGGACCACGACGTTGTGCCGAGCGGCAAGGACGGGACGATCAACACCGCGTGGGTGGTGCTCGATTACTTCGATGTCATGGTGCACATCATGCGGTCCGATATGCGCGAGCATTACAATCTCGAAGGGCTGTGGAACGATGCGCCCCGGGTCAAGCCCCGCGCCACCAAAAAGAAAACAGCGCCGGCAACCTGA
- a CDS encoding RNA-binding protein, whose protein sequence is MNEETLKTEKIQVERKTFIFTLKENPRGRFLRITEDVGGRRDNIIVPAPGLDDFKRIVEEMVKAAGEIPPKPEA, encoded by the coding sequence ATGAACGAGGAGACACTGAAGACCGAGAAAATCCAGGTTGAGCGGAAAACCTTCATCTTCACCTTGAAGGAAAATCCCCGCGGCCGCTTCCTGCGGATCACCGAAGATGTCGGCGGGCGGCGGGACAACATCATCGTGCCGGCCCCTGGCCTGGACGACTTCAAGCGGATTGTGGAGGAAATGGTTAAGGCCGCCGGTGAAATCCCGCCCAAACCGGAAGCTTGA
- a CDS encoding DUF4149 domain-containing protein: MTGILRFFGFLNAAIWFGGSIFFTFVAGTMPFSGEMRRLLGPDYFPYFSGAIAQIGVARFFTFQLVCCVLALAHLAAEWLYQPRRGRRLLLNLLLVIFAFTLLGNYWLLPKMRRLHAIKYATNYPVAQRQAAERSFKLWHAASQVVNVFVLGGLVVYVLRMSQPPETARFVRPPQFRG; the protein is encoded by the coding sequence ATGACGGGCATTCTGAGATTTTTTGGCTTCTTGAATGCGGCCATCTGGTTTGGCGGATCCATCTTCTTCACCTTCGTGGCCGGCACCATGCCGTTCTCAGGCGAGATGCGGCGGCTGCTCGGTCCGGACTACTTTCCTTATTTCTCCGGCGCGATCGCCCAGATTGGCGTGGCGCGCTTCTTCACGTTTCAACTGGTCTGCTGTGTGCTCGCCCTGGCGCATCTGGCCGCGGAGTGGTTGTATCAGCCGCGCCGAGGCCGCCGGCTGCTGCTGAATTTGCTCCTGGTGATTTTCGCGTTCACGCTGCTGGGCAACTACTGGCTGCTGCCCAAGATGCGCCGGCTGCACGCCATCAAGTATGCCACCAACTATCCGGTCGCCCAGCGGCAGGCCGCCGAACGGAGCTTCAAGCTCTGGCATGCCGCGTCGCAGGTGGTAAACGTGTTCGTGCTGGGCGGGCTGGTGGTTTACGTGCTGCGGATGAGTCAACCGCCGGAAACCGCCCGGTTCGTCCGCCCGCCGCAATTCCGGGGTTGA
- a CDS encoding zinc ribbon domain-containing protein codes for MPFYEYELCEGDCKVCGGRFTLMRPVSAPPLTQCPACKKPVRKVLSTFSSPQKLKPLSITDAKKAGFTVLKKSSKGEYEKQ; via the coding sequence ATGCCCTTTTACGAATACGAACTCTGCGAAGGGGATTGCAAAGTCTGTGGCGGCCGCTTCACGTTGATGCGCCCGGTGAGTGCGCCGCCACTAACCCAGTGCCCCGCGTGCAAGAAGCCCGTCCGCAAGGTGCTTTCCACCTTCAGTTCGCCGCAGAAGCTCAAACCACTTTCCATCACCGACGCCAAAAAAGCTGGCTTTACCGTGCTCAAGAAATCGAGCAAGGGCGAATACGAAAAGCAGTGA
- a CDS encoding sigma-54 dependent transcriptional regulator produces MNKSKLLLIDDEADVQYSFRRIFDSPDLEIETASSGEEGLRVIPQFKPDLVLMDVRMGGLTGLETLRKIRESDKKLLVILMTAYGTTQTAIEAMKLGAYDYLLKPFDVPKLKELVGNALKAARDMRQVVSVAPLLENEDYELGIVGRTEPMQQVFKLIGQLAASDATALITGESGTGKELVARAIYSHSGRSQQPFLAINCAAIPEQLLESELFGHERGAFTGATGQRIGKFEQCNGGTIFLDEIGDMTPATQTKILRVLQSGTFERVGGNTPLKVDVRVIAATNKPLEQAVAARQFREDLFYRLNVVRIPMPPLRERKEDIRLLVDYFLRKLAREQQTQPKSLSAGVLRALEKYHWPGNVRELENVVRRALVVAKGDAILLSDLPPEIAGPAAAPTIVSAATAGGPAPAALGDLGPLAMQMFKLARKDPKLKVIPAVERVLVMEALRETNNNQVQAAKLLGITRATLRKRIEKFGITRELNIQ; encoded by the coding sequence ATGAACAAAAGCAAGCTGCTACTGATCGATGACGAGGCGGACGTGCAATATTCGTTCCGCCGCATTTTTGATTCTCCCGACCTCGAGATCGAAACCGCCTCCAGTGGCGAGGAGGGATTGCGGGTCATTCCCCAATTCAAGCCCGACCTCGTGTTGATGGACGTGCGCATGGGCGGCCTGACCGGCCTTGAAACGCTGCGCAAAATCCGCGAGTCCGACAAAAAACTCCTGGTCATCCTGATGACCGCCTACGGCACCACGCAAACTGCCATCGAGGCGATGAAGCTCGGCGCCTACGATTACCTGCTCAAGCCATTCGATGTGCCGAAGCTGAAGGAACTGGTCGGCAACGCGCTCAAGGCCGCGCGCGACATGCGCCAGGTGGTGTCCGTTGCGCCGCTGCTGGAGAATGAGGATTACGAACTCGGCATCGTCGGCCGCACCGAGCCGATGCAACAGGTCTTCAAGCTGATCGGCCAGCTGGCCGCCAGCGACGCCACCGCGCTCATCACCGGCGAGAGCGGCACGGGCAAGGAACTTGTGGCCCGGGCGATCTACAGCCACAGCGGCCGCAGCCAGCAGCCGTTCCTCGCCATCAACTGCGCGGCCATTCCCGAGCAACTGCTCGAGAGCGAGCTGTTCGGTCACGAACGCGGCGCATTCACCGGCGCCACCGGCCAGCGCATCGGCAAATTCGAGCAATGCAACGGCGGCACCATCTTCCTCGATGAAATCGGCGACATGACACCCGCCACACAGACCAAAATCCTGCGCGTGCTGCAAAGCGGCACCTTCGAGCGCGTGGGCGGCAACACGCCCCTCAAGGTGGACGTGCGCGTCATCGCCGCGACCAACAAGCCGCTGGAACAGGCCGTGGCCGCGCGCCAGTTCCGGGAGGATTTGTTTTACCGGCTCAACGTCGTGCGCATTCCGATGCCGCCGCTGCGTGAGCGCAAGGAGGACATCCGGCTGCTCGTGGATTATTTTCTGCGCAAGCTGGCGCGTGAGCAGCAAACGCAACCCAAGTCGCTTTCCGCCGGCGTGCTGCGCGCGCTTGAAAAATACCACTGGCCCGGCAACGTGCGCGAGCTGGAGAACGTTGTCCGTCGCGCGCTCGTGGTGGCCAAAGGCGACGCCATTCTGCTCTCCGATCTGCCGCCTGAAATCGCCGGCCCGGCGGCGGCGCCCACGATCGTGAGCGCGGCAACGGCCGGCGGCCCGGCGCCCGCGGCGCTGGGCGACCTTGGCCCGCTGGCAATGCAGATGTTCAAGCTGGCCCGCAAGGATCCAAAGCTGAAGGTGATTCCGGCCGTGGAGCGCGTGCTGGTGATGGAGGCGTTGCGCGAGACGAACAACAATCAGGTGCAGGCCGCCAAGCTGCTGGGGATCACCCGCGCCACGCTGCGCAAACGCATCGAGAAATTCGGCATCACGCGCGAACTGAACATTCAGTGA
- a CDS encoding CCA tRNA nucleotidyltransferase — protein sequence MTHTTPDILRHTATIIVRHLQEAGFAAFWVGGCVRDFLLGREPGDYDIATNAVPDEIERLFPKTIAVGRKFGVMVVVENGAQFQVATFRAESDYRDGRHPSEVTFGDPQADAARRDFTINGLFYDPVQATLRDWVGGQADLERRVIRTIGHPAERFAEDHLRLLRAVRFAAQLDFTIEPATLAAVRALAPKIKAISPERVRDELAKLFQPGRAKGAVQTIAARGLVLLHKSGLLGEVLPEIAACATCEQSPDFHPEGTVFQHLVLMLQNLPDDADPLLAWAVLLHDVAKPLTAERDPATGSIHFYGHEKLGADLAVAIMTRLRFPKKQIEDVATAVRFHMQFKDAPQMRKATLRRLLLRPTFALELALHRLDCLGSHGRLDIYDFLVAQAAELARQPQILPPLVTGEDLKALGVAAGPGLGALLTEIRDQQLAEELTSRDAALDWVRAQLGKDR from the coding sequence ATGACCCACACCACGCCAGACATCCTGCGTCACACCGCCACCATCATCGTGCGGCACCTCCAGGAAGCGGGCTTCGCGGCCTTCTGGGTCGGCGGCTGCGTGCGGGACTTTTTGCTCGGCCGCGAGCCGGGCGATTACGACATCGCCACCAACGCCGTGCCTGATGAAATTGAACGGCTCTTTCCCAAGACCATCGCCGTCGGCCGCAAGTTCGGCGTGATGGTGGTGGTCGAAAATGGCGCCCAATTTCAAGTGGCCACCTTCCGCGCGGAATCCGATTACCGCGACGGACGGCATCCCAGTGAGGTCACCTTTGGCGATCCACAGGCCGACGCCGCCCGACGCGACTTCACCATCAACGGCCTTTTCTACGATCCGGTCCAAGCCACATTGCGCGACTGGGTCGGCGGTCAGGCGGATCTGGAACGGCGGGTCATTCGCACCATTGGCCACCCGGCGGAGCGCTTTGCCGAGGATCATCTTCGCCTGTTGCGGGCGGTGCGCTTCGCCGCCCAACTGGACTTCACCATCGAGCCCGCCACGCTCGCGGCCGTGCGCGCCCTCGCCCCCAAGATCAAAGCCATCAGCCCGGAACGCGTGCGAGATGAACTGGCGAAGCTCTTCCAGCCCGGCCGCGCCAAAGGCGCCGTGCAAACCATCGCGGCCCGCGGGCTCGTGCTGCTCCACAAAAGCGGTTTGCTCGGCGAAGTGCTCCCGGAGATTGCCGCGTGCGCGACGTGCGAGCAGTCGCCGGATTTTCATCCCGAGGGCACGGTGTTCCAGCATCTGGTGTTGATGCTCCAAAACCTGCCCGACGACGCCGACCCGCTGCTCGCCTGGGCCGTTTTGCTGCACGACGTGGCGAAACCGCTGACGGCCGAACGCGATCCCGCCACCGGCAGCATTCATTTTTACGGTCATGAAAAGCTCGGCGCGGACCTGGCGGTCGCCATCATGACGCGGCTGCGCTTTCCAAAAAAGCAAATCGAGGACGTGGCCACCGCAGTTCGGTTTCACATGCAGTTCAAGGACGCGCCACAGATGCGGAAGGCGACACTGCGCCGACTGCTGCTGCGGCCGACGTTCGCGTTGGAACTCGCGCTGCACCGGCTCGACTGCCTGGGGTCCCACGGCCGGCTGGACATTTACGACTTCCTCGTCGCCCAAGCCGCGGAACTGGCGCGGCAGCCGCAAATCCTCCCGCCGCTGGTTACCGGGGAAGACTTGAAGGCCCTCGGCGTCGCCGCCGGCCCGGGCTTGGGGGCGTTGCTGACGGAAATCCGCGACCAACAACTCGCCGAGGAACTGACCTCGCGCGACGCGGCCCTGGACTGGGTGCGGGCGCAGTTGGGCAAGGATCGGTGA
- a CDS encoding glycosyl hydrolase family 28 protein yields MKLPFIISLPALVALSLTLALRCPAAEQKIFNVLDYGAKGDGVTLDTAAIQQTIDAAATTGNGARVLIPKGHTFLISTLVLRANIDFHLQAGAELVISTNRADYAGDGVLTARNAENLTLSGRGKFLGRALSFMTRYDAQGEWWLFKDWRPKMFVLTGCTNLIVRDLTFGDAPEWGLHLLGCHRVLVDGITIRNHLDVPNCDGIDPDHCTGVLIKNCDIRSGDDAIVIKATRQAQDYGPSADIHVQDCVIETQDSGLKIGTETTSDIRNIVFERCKIRTSSRGLTIQLRDEGSVSNIVFRDIQFTARYYSDPWWGRGEAISFTAIPRTGDTRLGKIQAVRVENVRGVAENSIRVYGTEPGHIENVRFDNVSVKLNRWTKYPGGLFDNRPTKVDEPVPAQGNPGFALHNAARITLRNCRVRWGGNAPDYFTHALEAGNVANLQLSRFTGEAAHPQRDAAIRVN; encoded by the coding sequence ATGAAACTCCCCTTCATCATTTCCCTGCCGGCCCTCGTCGCTCTCAGTCTGACGCTGGCCTTGCGTTGTCCGGCTGCGGAGCAAAAAATTTTCAACGTGCTGGATTACGGCGCGAAGGGCGATGGCGTGACGCTCGACACCGCAGCGATTCAGCAAACCATCGATGCGGCCGCCACGACAGGCAACGGTGCGCGCGTGCTCATTCCGAAGGGCCACACGTTCCTCATCAGCACGCTCGTGCTGCGCGCCAACATCGATTTTCACCTGCAGGCCGGCGCGGAACTGGTCATCAGCACCAACCGCGCCGACTACGCAGGCGATGGCGTGCTCACGGCGCGCAACGCGGAAAACCTCACCCTCAGCGGCCGGGGAAAATTCCTGGGCCGGGCCCTGTCGTTCATGACCCGTTATGACGCGCAGGGCGAATGGTGGCTGTTCAAGGACTGGCGGCCCAAGATGTTCGTCCTCACCGGCTGCACGAACCTCATCGTGCGCGACCTCACCTTCGGCGACGCCCCGGAATGGGGCCTGCACCTGCTTGGCTGTCACCGCGTGCTTGTGGACGGCATCACGATTCGCAACCACCTCGACGTGCCGAACTGCGACGGCATCGACCCGGACCATTGCACCGGCGTTCTCATCAAGAACTGCGACATCCGCAGCGGTGACGATGCCATCGTCATCAAGGCCACGCGGCAGGCGCAGGACTACGGCCCCTCGGCCGACATCCACGTGCAGGATTGCGTGATCGAGACGCAGGATTCCGGCCTCAAAATCGGCACCGAAACCACCAGCGACATCCGCAACATTGTCTTTGAACGCTGCAAAATCCGCACGAGCAGCCGCGGCCTGACCATCCAGCTCCGCGACGAAGGCAGCGTTTCCAACATTGTGTTCCGCGACATCCAATTCACCGCGCGTTACTATTCCGATCCGTGGTGGGGACGCGGCGAGGCGATTTCCTTCACCGCCATTCCCCGCACCGGCGACACCCGGCTGGGGAAGATTCAAGCGGTGCGGGTTGAAAACGTCCGCGGCGTGGCGGAGAACAGCATCCGCGTTTATGGCACCGAACCCGGTCACATTGAGAACGTCCGCTTCGACAACGTTTCGGTGAAGCTGAACCGCTGGACGAAATACCCCGGGGGCCTGTTCGACAATCGCCCGACCAAGGTGGACGAGCCGGTGCCGGCGCAAGGCAATCCCGGCTTTGCCTTGCACAATGCGGCCCGTATCACGCTCCGGAACTGCCGCGTGCGCTGGGGCGGCAACGCGCCGGATTACTTCACGCACGCGCTGGAGGCCGGGAATGTTGCCAACCTGCAACTCTCACGCTTCACGGGTGAAGCCGCCCATCCGCAGCGCGATGCCGCAATCCGTGTTAATTAG